Proteins encoded by one window of Rhineura floridana isolate rRhiFlo1 chromosome 9, rRhiFlo1.hap2, whole genome shotgun sequence:
- the LOC133363672 gene encoding N-acetylglucosamine-1-phosphotransferase subunit gamma-like, producing MAAPTSSRGGGKEEKEERVDMATALPPHLLLLLLVLPRMGGQAAAGKMKVVEEPNSFGLNNPFLPPSNRLQPKAAPSPLSGPAHLFRLAGKCFSYVESLYKYEFCPFHNVTQHEQTFRWNAYSGILGIWHEWEIENNMFVGMWMRDGDSCETKNRQTKVLLVCGKNNRLADVSEPSTCVYSLTFETPLVCHPHSLLVYPALPETLRRKWDEVEQLRHDELITKQGYKKRLREVFEEASFFKFTREKVSEGKRTKPQNLEFHSLEKCNKVQKLAGDLWQSFVGLCSAPCTILVDSLLNK from the coding sequence ATGGCCGCCCCCACCAGTAGCCGCGGCGGCgggaaggaagagaaagaggaaagggtTGATATGGCGACAGCGCTCCCCCCCCACCTCCTGCTCCTGCTTTTGGTGCTGCCTCGGATGGGAGGACAAGCCGCTGCCGGGAAGATGAAAGTAGTGGAGGAGCCCAACAGCTTCGGGCTCAACAATCCCTTCCTGCCTCCCTCGAACCGCCTCCAGCCCAAAGCGGCCCCCTCCCCTCTGTCAGGTCCTGCACATCTTTTTAGACTGGCAGGCAAGTGCTTCAGTTATGTGGAGTCTTTGTACAAATATGAGTTCTGCCCATTCCATAATGTCACACAGCATGAGCAGACTTTCCGGTGGAATGCCTACAGTGGGATTCTCGGAATCTGGCATGAATGGGAAATTGAAAACAATATGTTTGTTGGGATGTGGATGAGAGATGGAGATTCATGTGAAACCAAGAACAGACAGACAAAGGTTCTTCTTGTATGTGGAAAGAACAACAGATTGGCTGATGTGTCTGAACCAAGCACTTGTGTTTATTCTCTTACATTTGAAACGCCACTTGTTTGTCACCCACATTCTCTCTTAGTGTACCCAGCTTTGCCTGAAACCCTCCGGAGAAAGTGGGATGAAGTGGAGCAGTTGCGTCATGATGAGCTAATCACAAAACAGGGATACAAGAAACGGTTGAGAGAGGTATTTGAAGAAGCTAGCTTTTTTAAATTTACAAGAGAGAAAGTGAGTGAAGGAAAGAGAACAAAACCTCAAAATTTGGAATTTCACTCGCTGGAAAAGTGCAATAAGGTACAGAAATTGGCTGGTGATTTGTGGCAGTCATTTGTTGGCCTGTGTTCTGCTCCCTGTACCATTTTAGTAGATAGTctcttaaataaataa